The DNA sequence CTTGCAGCACAGAGGGACTCCATACGAGAGAAATAGCATGGAACAGATAAAAGCATTTAATCAGAATGAATTTCTTCAAAAACTGTGGAGTAATTATAATCCCGGACCAGGACTTGAGAAACCGGATTTTTCTTTAGCATTGGCGCAGATTGACCGATTTATAGGTCCTTTGTATGAATCGATATTGCGAGAAGATGAATTTTTTGGAATGTGGTCATCAAAAGAAAACGTATGGAAATAGTATGTTTTGTTAAGTAAGGTGAAATGTGTAATGCTATGGAGAAATTGGTATCAGTATAGCAAATAGTTTGCATGAGGTGTCCGATAAATTTCCACAATCTGTTAAAAAGTGGTGGACTTTGGGGCATGAGGAGTTCATAATTAAGATAATAAAATTTACACGGAGGTAAAAATTATGTCGAGAGGAACGAACCAGAAGTTTAAATTTACTTATCTTATGAAAATAATGCAGGCGAAGACGGATGATGAGCATAGCCTTACCATGCCACAAATTATGGATGAACTTGAAAAATACAATGTTACCGCTGAGAGAAAAAGTATTTATACAGATTTTCAGGATATGACAGAGAAGTTTGGAGTTGAGATTATAAAGGAACAGATTGGTAGAGAAACCTATTACCATGTTGGAGCAAGAGAATTTGAACTTGCAGAGGTGAAGCTTCTTATTGATGCGATTCAGTCTTCGAAGTTTATCACACTGAAAAAATCCCGTGAACTGATTGCCAAGATTAAGAGCTTTGTAAGCGAGCATCAGGCGAAGCAGTTGCAACGCCAGGTGTATATCAATGATCGCGTAAAGACCATGAATGAGTCCGTGTATTATAACGTTGATGATGTTCATACAGCAATCAATCAGAATAAGAAGATTCGATTCAAATATTATAAATGGGACATAAATAAAAAACTTGTTCCAAGACATAATGGAGACTGGTTCGTTGTCAGTCCATGGGCTCTTACCTGGGATGATGAGAATTATTACATGGTGGCCTTTGATGATTTGGATCATAAGATTAAGCATTATCGTGTAGATAAGATGATGCGAATTTCTATTGAAGATGAGATGCGTGAAGGTAAAGAAGAATTCAAAAACTTTGATATGGCTGAGTATTCCAAGTCGACATTCGGGATGTATCAGGGGCGGAAGACAAAGGTGAAAATTCAATTTGCCAATGATATGTGTGGGGTTTTCATTGACAGATTTGGTAAGGACATTTCCTTTCGGACGATTGATGATGAGCACAGTGAGCTTCTTGTGGACGTGAATGTCAGCCCACAGTTCTTTGGATGGATTTTTAGTCTGGGTAAGGATGTGAAGGTAACCGGACCAAGTGAAGTAGTAGAGCAGATGCGAGAAGCTGCAAAGGAGTTTCTTGGAAATTTGAATTAAACAGTAGTTATGAAAATCGGGCAATTGCTGCCCGATTTTTTTGAATTTATGAGGGAGAAAATGAGTTGGGGTTTTTAACGGACAGGTTTTTGAGTAAAGTAAAATTAACAAAAAAATTAACAAAAGTGACGGGAGATTTAAGATGGGGAGATTTTTATTTTGGATTCAAAGGAAAAGAAGAATTGAGAAGAAAAAATGCGGGCAGTGTTGTTTGGTGTGCCCGTATTATAAGGAATGCAGAGAAGATGGGGCACTGTAAATGTAGAAAGCAAAATATGGTCGCAATCGGTTGATTAGATTTGGAAGGAGAATGATTATGAAATTTAAATGATTAGGGCAGGGGATTAGGGGCTCCGGCCTTGAATTGTATACCTTTTCGAAGATATCATATACAAAAGTAATTTGAAAAGTGCTATAATCCGTGGTATGAAGTCTATTTTTTTATATAGTAAATGGTGAGATTAAGAACTTACAAAGATATGTAATTCTTAGGCATGATGACATATAGACAGGAAGAAAAGGAGTAACTTATGGTTAAAAAAATAATGCGGGATCCAATGTTTCTTGGTCAGAAATCTGAAGATGCAACGGAAGCAGACAAGTAGGTAGTAACAGATCTTTTGGATACTCTTAGGGCAAATTTGGACCATTGTGTCGGAATGGCAGCAAACATGATAGGCGTAAAGAAAAATATTATTGTTGTAGCGGCAGGTCCATTTCAGTTTGCAATGATTAACCCGGTTATTAAGAAAAAGACCGGTCCTTTCCAGACAGAGGAAGGGTGCCTTTCGTTGGATGGGGTAAGGCCTTGCACCAGATACAAGGAGATTGAGGTTGATTATCTTGATCAGAATTTTAAGCAACAACATGGGAAGTATTCCGGTTGGACCGCGCAAATCATCCAGCATGAAGTGGATCATTGTAATGGAATCGTCATATAGGCAGGATGCTATCTTATTGCACGAATAACGAGATTGGAAAGGTTATGAAGTAATGAACATACAGATTTTTGGCACGAAAAAATGCAACGATACCAAGAAAGCAGAACGCTTTTTCAAGGAACGTGGTATCAAGTATCAGTTTATCGATATGAAAGAGAAGGGCATGAGTAAGGGTGAATTCATATCGGTTGCTCAGGTAAATGGTGGTCTTGAGAATATGATTAATTGGGATGGAAAAGAACAAGATACGCTTGCGCTTATCAAGTACATTGCTGATGAAGACAAACTGGAAAAAATTTTGGAGAATCCTTCTGTAATTAAGACACCGGTTGTAAGGAATGGGAAACAGTCAACACTAGGTTATCAGCCTGATGTGTGGAAGGGATGGAATTAATGGCAGCTGAATTTGCCGTTTGGCAGCTTTAGGCTGTCATTTTTAATGGACACCTTACCTGATAATGTATAATTACGAAATACCCCAAAGGAACAAATTAAGTATTTATACAATTTCAGGAGGTGTCAATATGGCAGAGATTTATTTTACGATTGCAGGAACAAATCATTATCACGGACAGAAGTTTATTGAACCTAAGATGGAAGTGAAACTAGTCAAGGAACCGGATAATGAATATGACAAAGAAGCTATCAAGGTTGAAATGTCTGGATTAGAAACGATTGGTTATGTTGCAAATAGTCCTTACACAGTAGTTGGAGAGAGTTTCAGTGCCGGTAGACTGTACGACAAGGTTGGAGATACAGCAAGAGGAACTGTTCTTTATGTACTTCCAAAGGGAGTGCTTTGTGTGCTTGAGATTGAAGATGTTATTACAGGCGAAAGCCTGGATAGATAGGAGGTCAATATGACAGCACAGAGATCTGATTGCTATAGGCATAAGAGAAAAGAGTATAGTTTGGTTGCAATTACAGGGGACTTAAGGTTTAATCCACGAGAATATGGGTTGAAACCGGTTGCAATATGTACTGCATGTTGGCGAGGTTATTGGTGTGAATTTGAAGTAAAGGCGTCGGGTCTTGTTCTCAAGAACCTATACATCGATACAAAGGACGGAGAATGGATTGAGGAACCGACAAAAAGTGAAAAGCATATGGGACACAGAGAATATAAAAATATTAATATCCCGATAGATTTTACTGGTAAGATTCTTTTGGGCAACAATTTCCTTAGTAAGTATTATATTCATATGGGCTTTCAAAGGGCGTATGCATATAAAGAGTTGAAGGAGTTTGTGTTTGAGCAGGGGACATTGGTCGAAACTATTGACCATAGTAAGATGGCGAAAAAAATACGGCAAGAATTGGAAGCAACATGCGATGATTTGTCGCATCCGGATGGCGGT is a window from the Roseburia sp. 499 genome containing:
- a CDS encoding helix-turn-helix transcriptional regulator encodes the protein MSRGTNQKFKFTYLMKIMQAKTDDEHSLTMPQIMDELEKYNVTAERKSIYTDFQDMTEKFGVEIIKEQIGRETYYHVGAREFELAEVKLLIDAIQSSKFITLKKSRELIAKIKSFVSEHQAKQLQRQVYINDRVKTMNESVYYNVDDVHTAINQNKKIRFKYYKWDINKKLVPRHNGDWFVVSPWALTWDDENYYMVAFDDLDHKIKHYRVDKMMRISIEDEMREGKEEFKNFDMAEYSKSTFGMYQGRKTKVKIQFANDMCGVFIDRFGKDISFRTIDDEHSELLVDVNVSPQFFGWIFSLGKDVKVTGPSEVVEQMREAAKEFLGNLN
- a CDS encoding arsenate reductase family protein; the encoded protein is MNIQIFGTKKCNDTKKAERFFKERGIKYQFIDMKEKGMSKGEFISVAQVNGGLENMINWDGKEQDTLALIKYIADEDKLEKILENPSVIKTPVVRNGKQSTLGYQPDVWKGWN
- a CDS encoding HIRAN domain-containing protein — its product is MAEIYFTIAGTNHYHGQKFIEPKMEVKLVKEPDNEYDKEAIKVEMSGLETIGYVANSPYTVVGESFSAGRLYDKVGDTARGTVLYVLPKGVLCVLEIEDVITGESLDR